One uncultured Hyphomonas sp. genomic region harbors:
- a CDS encoding SDR family oxidoreductase, producing the protein MADTKDLAGRKAIVTGSATGLGRSIALKLAERGADVIINCTKSVADAEQTVADCQALGAQARLVQADVSTEEGCKALADAAAVWGRLDILVNNAGITRHARDHADLGALSRQDFLDIYAVNVAGPFLMMQACKTLLEKCLEETGRPAAVLNVSSIAGVTGVGSSVAYAASKGAFNTMTLSLARALAPAIRVNAICPGFIGTRWFKDQMGEEQYKKMEAGVAASVPLNVASGPDDIADSAVFFCTDASRHVTGETLLVDAGMHLGYAPLVAR; encoded by the coding sequence ATGGCAGACACGAAAGATCTCGCAGGACGCAAGGCAATCGTCACAGGGTCGGCCACAGGACTTGGGCGCTCCATCGCGCTGAAGCTGGCCGAACGCGGCGCCGACGTGATCATCAACTGCACGAAATCGGTCGCCGATGCCGAGCAGACGGTTGCCGACTGTCAGGCCCTTGGCGCCCAGGCGCGCCTGGTGCAGGCCGATGTCTCGACCGAAGAAGGCTGCAAGGCTCTGGCCGATGCTGCCGCCGTCTGGGGCAGGCTCGATATTCTGGTCAACAATGCGGGAATCACCCGCCATGCCCGTGACCATGCCGACCTGGGCGCCCTCTCCCGGCAGGATTTTCTCGACATCTATGCCGTCAATGTCGCCGGCCCGTTCCTGATGATGCAGGCCTGCAAGACGCTGCTGGAGAAATGCCTCGAAGAAACAGGCCGGCCGGCAGCGGTGCTGAACGTGTCGTCCATCGCTGGCGTGACAGGTGTCGGGTCTTCGGTTGCTTATGCCGCCTCAAAGGGCGCTTTCAACACAATGACGCTGTCTTTGGCCCGTGCGCTGGCACCGGCGATCAGAGTTAATGCAATTTGTCCCGGATTTATCGGCACCCGCTGGTTCAAGGACCAGATGGGCGAGGAACAATACAAAAAAATGGAGGCCGGTGTCGCTGCGTCAGTCCCCCTGAATGTGGCCAGTGGCCCTGATGATATTGCAGATTCCGCCGTTTTCTTCTGCACCGATGCGAGTCGCCATGTGACCGGCGAAACCCTGCTTGTGGATGCCGGCATGCACCTTGGTTATGCCCCTCTGGTAGCTCGCTGA
- the mgtE gene encoding magnesium transporter encodes MTDVSTPPNPAPEPPNVDPDLLDDIVDAVDERDTRWLARTLQRMHPADAADLLEALPFDTFSEAVELLGGELPSDILIELRDSYREEAVDVLPDTAVASALDELDSDDATVILEDLEDDRRERILEDLEPFDRAQLERGLAYEEESAGRLMQTEFVAVPEYWTVGHAIDHARELGEELPEVFYEIYVIDPAYRLQGIVQLATLMRTPREVQLADIMTDPLSDIRTDMDQEEVAFQFQKYSLASAPVKDTAGRLVGMITVDDMVDVIQEEAEEDLFSLLNVSSADGADSVVDTVRARAPWLAVNLVTAFIASGIISLFEGTLNQVVQLAILMPVVAALGGNAGSQGLVVAVRAIAERQLEGDAVRRAILREALSGIVNGLLFAVGVGLVSLVWFHDVELSIVLGVAMLATFLWAAFSGILVPLGLKKLGADPAVASSVFVLTLTDVMAFFSFLGLATLVLL; translated from the coding sequence ATGACCGACGTGTCCACGCCTCCCAATCCGGCGCCTGAGCCGCCGAATGTCGATCCGGACCTGCTGGACGACATTGTCGATGCCGTCGATGAGCGGGATACGCGCTGGCTGGCGCGGACGCTGCAGCGCATGCACCCGGCCGATGCGGCCGACCTGCTCGAAGCGCTGCCCTTCGACACATTCTCCGAGGCGGTGGAGTTGCTGGGCGGAGAGCTGCCGTCCGACATCCTCATCGAACTGCGCGATTCTTACCGTGAAGAAGCGGTCGACGTCCTGCCGGACACTGCGGTTGCAAGCGCGCTCGACGAACTCGACTCCGATGATGCGACTGTCATCCTGGAAGATCTTGAGGACGACCGCCGCGAGCGTATCCTCGAAGACCTTGAGCCCTTCGACCGGGCCCAGCTGGAACGCGGCCTCGCCTATGAAGAAGAATCGGCTGGCCGTCTCATGCAGACGGAATTCGTGGCCGTGCCGGAATACTGGACCGTCGGCCACGCCATCGACCATGCGCGGGAACTCGGCGAGGAGCTGCCGGAAGTCTTTTACGAGATCTACGTCATCGACCCGGCCTACCGGCTGCAGGGGATCGTCCAGCTGGCAACGCTGATGCGGACGCCGCGCGAGGTGCAGCTGGCCGACATCATGACCGATCCGCTGTCGGATATCCGCACCGACATGGACCAGGAAGAAGTGGCCTTCCAGTTCCAGAAATACTCGCTGGCCTCCGCACCGGTGAAGGACACGGCCGGGCGTCTCGTTGGGATGATCACGGTCGACGACATGGTCGACGTCATCCAGGAAGAGGCTGAAGAGGACCTGTTCTCGCTGCTGAACGTCAGCTCGGCTGACGGGGCGGACTCCGTTGTCGACACTGTGCGGGCGCGCGCTCCTTGGCTCGCCGTGAACCTCGTGACGGCCTTCATCGCGTCCGGCATCATCTCCCTCTTCGAGGGCACGCTGAACCAGGTGGTGCAGTTGGCGATCCTTATGCCGGTCGTCGCGGCCCTGGGGGGTAATGCCGGTAGCCAGGGCCTGGTTGTGGCCGTGCGCGCCATTGCCGAACGCCAGCTGGAAGGCGATGCCGTGCGCCGGGCGATCCTGCGCGAAGCGCTGAGCGGTATCGTGAACGGGCTGCTGTTCGCGGTTGGCGTCGGACTGGTTTCGCTGGTCTGGTTCCACGATGTGGAATTGTCGATTGTCCTGGGCGTCGCCATGCTGGCGACATTCCTGTGGGCGGCCTTCTCCGGCATTCTCGTGCCGCTGGGGCTCAAGAAGCTGGGGGCGGACCCGGCGGTGGCCTCGTCGGTCTTTGTGTTGACGCTGACCGATGTGATGGCATTTTTCTCCTTCCTGGGACTGGCCACGCTTGTCCTGCTCTGA
- a CDS encoding lysozyme, whose translation MALPMRTSGAGVELIKSFEGFRARATRLPDGNWIVGFGHTAGAREGLRVTRADAELVLRHHDLAPIEELIRERVLTPLTQNEFDALVSFAFNIGTDAFLESNVLALLNSGERLQAAEGMTAWRKGRVDGEVRVVDALVRRRAAEKALFLEHPSGRIPVPGALMRPQFDPGAALAMSRERAVVIEARTEDGQTSAAPPRPGADTAPQAAARAVAERMTKLLDEQQAASAPQDASETGVPTADEITRAVSALAEPDGHEDDRPDDTVIEARHPRMAPTPKTEPVQRQTAPEIPDGRREILRPPTVPPARGNGLNGDISLLRWLPYALLSGLGLWGVFEGVRRTATPAPQRFPAGEGEAFVGPLLAFGSVLLSVLAIYYLYRAITRQD comes from the coding sequence ATGGCCCTGCCAATGCGCACGTCCGGAGCCGGGGTCGAGCTTATCAAGAGCTTCGAGGGGTTTCGTGCGCGCGCCACGCGCCTGCCGGACGGCAACTGGATCGTCGGTTTCGGCCACACGGCGGGCGCCCGCGAAGGCCTGCGTGTCACCCGCGCCGACGCCGAACTCGTGCTGCGCCACCATGATCTGGCACCGATCGAAGAGTTGATCCGCGAGCGTGTGCTGACGCCGCTCACCCAGAATGAATTCGACGCACTGGTGTCCTTCGCTTTCAATATCGGCACGGACGCCTTCCTGGAATCCAACGTGCTGGCGCTGCTGAACAGCGGCGAGCGGCTGCAGGCCGCCGAAGGCATGACCGCCTGGCGGAAGGGCAGGGTGGATGGCGAGGTCCGCGTGGTCGATGCGCTGGTCCGCCGGCGCGCGGCCGAGAAGGCCCTTTTCCTGGAACACCCATCCGGCCGCATCCCCGTGCCCGGCGCCCTGATGCGTCCGCAATTTGATCCCGGTGCGGCGCTCGCCATGTCGCGGGAGCGGGCCGTCGTGATCGAGGCGCGGACCGAGGATGGCCAGACGTCCGCTGCGCCGCCCCGGCCGGGCGCCGACACGGCCCCGCAGGCCGCAGCCCGGGCCGTTGCCGAGCGGATGACGAAACTGCTGGACGAACAGCAAGCTGCAAGCGCGCCGCAGGACGCGTCCGAGACCGGCGTGCCAACGGCTGACGAAATCACCCGGGCAGTGTCAGCCCTGGCCGAGCCGGATGGCCATGAAGACGACCGGCCGGATGACACGGTCATTGAGGCCCGCCACCCCCGGATGGCGCCAACGCCCAAGACTGAGCCCGTCCAGCGCCAGACGGCCCCTGAGATTCCGGACGGCCGCCGGGAGATCCTGCGCCCACCGACCGTGCCGCCGGCCCGCGGCAATGGACTGAACGGCGACATCAGCCTGCTGCGCTGGCTGCCTTATGCGCTCCTGTCCGGCCTCGGCCTCTGGGGCGTGTTCGAAGGCGTCCGCCGGACGGCAACGCCAGCACCGCAGCGGTTTCCGGCCGGAGAGGGCGAAGCCTTTGTTGGCCCCTTGCTGGCCTTCGGCTCGGTCCTCTTGAGCGTGCTGGCGATCTACTATCTCTACCGGGCGATCACGCGGCAGGATTGA
- a CDS encoding ion channel, translating to MILFQNLAVATLMVAITFSIHFAGLVGLTALLRQRGREFRRRTSRMGETLGQGLGILIVVFSLFALHSLQIWLYAFAYLIVGELHQIETAVYFSTSTFTTVGFGDVILSHKWRMLGVAESMNGFLLISWSTAFLVSLTARVRAFEAKIEGRDD from the coding sequence ATGATCCTGTTCCAGAATCTGGCCGTTGCGACCCTGATGGTTGCGATTACCTTCTCGATCCACTTTGCCGGGCTTGTCGGCCTGACCGCGCTGTTGCGCCAGCGGGGGCGGGAATTCCGGCGCCGGACGTCGAGAATGGGCGAAACGCTGGGGCAGGGCCTCGGCATCCTGATTGTCGTGTTCAGCCTGTTTGCCCTGCATTCGCTGCAGATCTGGCTATATGCCTTTGCCTATTTGATTGTGGGTGAGCTCCACCAGATCGAAACGGCGGTCTATTTCTCCACTTCGACCTTCACCACGGTCGGCTTCGGTGATGTAATCCTGTCGCACAAATGGCGGATGCTGGGCGTGGCCGAATCCATGAACGGCTTCCTCCTGATCAGCTGGTCGACAGCTTTCCTCGTCTCGCTGACGGCCCGCGTCCGCGCCTTCGAGGCCAAGATCGAGGGCCGGGACGACTAG
- a CDS encoding tetratricopeptide repeat protein, which produces MFSSRSITAGLLALGFAADPAFAAPDVYRNGPTPAETCADGVATPGAASPALKRVCEEAIGEQTLSRQDRAATLANSGIVSLRLGDYEPALARLQEAAELGPKHGDISISLAATLIRLGRADEAIEALSDIEAVSPENRHIAYYNRALAYWALEDAEAAYRDFYASAALKPGFAPAEDALGQFQVASVE; this is translated from the coding sequence ATGTTCTCCTCCCGAAGCATCACCGCCGGCCTGCTCGCCCTTGGATTCGCTGCAGACCCGGCCTTTGCCGCGCCGGACGTCTATCGCAATGGCCCGACGCCTGCCGAAACCTGCGCCGACGGTGTCGCCACGCCCGGTGCCGCCTCCCCCGCGCTCAAGCGCGTCTGCGAGGAGGCCATCGGCGAACAGACCCTCAGCCGCCAGGACCGCGCTGCCACGCTCGCCAATTCCGGCATCGTCAGCCTGCGTCTCGGCGACTACGAACCCGCCCTCGCCCGCCTGCAGGAAGCCGCAGAGCTCGGCCCGAAGCACGGCGACATTTCCATCAGCCTGGCAGCCACGCTGATCCGCCTGGGGCGCGCAGATGAAGCGATTGAGGCCCTGTCGGACATCGAGGCCGTGTCGCCGGAGAACCGGCATATCGCCTACTACAATCGCGCCCTGGCTTATTGGGCGCTCGAGGATGCGGAAGCGGCCTATCGGGACTTCTATGCCAGCGCCGCCCTCAAGCCGGGCTTCGCGCCCGCCGAAGACGCGCTGGGCCAGTTCCAGGTCGCTTCGGTTGAGTAA
- the lipB gene encoding lipoyl(octanoyl) transferase LipB: protein MHKFSPVQWAVSDRPVPYEDALAFMEARARAIHEEDAPELVWFLEHPPLYTAGTSAKLDDLRDPARFPVFDAGRGGQYTYHGPGQRVAYVMLDVGKRGKDVRAFVQNLERWIITALQSFNIDAGPRDGRVGVWVDRTQAGGPLREDKIAAIGVRLKRWVSFHGISLNVEPDLEHFSGITPCGIADPRYGVTSLADLGIPATMADADIALRDAFETVFDSALEPVPCPLQPAA from the coding sequence ATGCACAAATTTTCTCCTGTCCAGTGGGCTGTGTCGGATCGGCCGGTTCCCTACGAAGACGCCCTCGCCTTCATGGAGGCGCGCGCCCGCGCGATTCATGAAGAAGATGCGCCCGAACTTGTCTGGTTTCTTGAGCACCCGCCGCTCTATACGGCAGGCACGTCAGCGAAGCTGGACGACCTGCGGGACCCCGCCCGATTCCCCGTTTTCGATGCCGGGCGCGGCGGGCAGTACACCTATCACGGCCCCGGCCAGCGGGTGGCCTATGTGATGCTGGATGTGGGCAAGCGCGGCAAGGATGTGCGTGCCTTCGTGCAGAACCTTGAGCGGTGGATCATCACGGCCCTGCAAAGCTTCAACATCGATGCCGGTCCCCGCGACGGGCGGGTGGGTGTCTGGGTCGACCGGACGCAGGCCGGCGGCCCGCTGCGCGAGGACAAGATCGCCGCCATCGGCGTGCGCCTGAAGCGCTGGGTCAGCTTCCACGGCATCAGCCTCAATGTGGAACCGGACCTCGAACACTTCAGCGGCATCACGCCGTGCGGCATTGCGGATCCGCGCTATGGCGTGACCAGCCTGGCCGATCTCGGCATTCCAGCCACGATGGCAGATGCAGACATCGCCCTCCGGGATGCGTTTGAAACCGTCTTCGACAGCGCGCTGGAACCGGTGCCCTGCCCGCTTCAGCCTGCAGCGTAG
- a CDS encoding acetyl/propionyl/methylcrotonyl-CoA carboxylase subunit alpha — MFKKILIANRGEIAVRVIKTCRRMGVQTVVVYSDADAGSMAVEMADEAVHIGPSPASESYLVADKIIEVVKATGAEAIHPGFGFLSENPGFAKRLEEEGIGWIGPNAFAIEAMGDKISSKKLAAEAGVSTVPGHMGLIEDTKEAVKISKEIGYPVMIKASAGGGGKGIRVAYNDKDVEEGFPAVKAEAKSSFGDDRVFIEKFILEPRHIEIQVLGDKHGNCVYLNERECSIQRRNQKVIEEAPSPLLDPETRKKMGEQAVALAKAVNYDSAGTVEFVVSGKDKGFYFLEMNTRLQVEHPVTEMITGVDLVEQMLRVAAGEKLAIKQSDIGINGWAVESRVYAEDPYRNFLPSIGRLKRFHPPGEGKLGEGEVRMDSGVREGDEISMFYDPMIAKLITWGKDRDTALDVHGEALDRFHIEGIQDNIPFIAAVMDQDRFRSGNITTAYIKDEFPEGFDGVPPTETQETQLICAAAYVHGFLSRRAALTSGRMAPVPEARREWVVILGDKQYPVTLDLGGDGDAEITIDGGKTHTLITDWVPGQHLVEGSLDGKTFAVKFADRTEGYVFRHRGVALRALVCTPQIAELHARLPEKPKPDTSKLIISPMPGLVVSIDVELDQEVQEGEAVCVVEAMKMQNIIRAEATGTVKAINVSAGDSVAADEIMVEFA, encoded by the coding sequence ATGTTCAAGAAGATCCTGATTGCAAACCGGGGCGAGATCGCCGTCCGCGTCATCAAGACCTGCCGCCGCATGGGCGTGCAGACGGTGGTTGTCTATTCAGATGCCGATGCCGGCTCGATGGCCGTGGAAATGGCCGACGAAGCGGTTCACATCGGCCCGTCGCCCGCATCGGAATCCTACCTGGTTGCCGACAAGATCATTGAGGTCGTGAAGGCCACCGGCGCCGAAGCCATCCATCCGGGCTTTGGCTTCCTGTCCGAGAACCCGGGCTTCGCCAAACGGCTGGAAGAAGAGGGCATCGGCTGGATCGGCCCGAACGCCTTCGCCATCGAGGCCATGGGCGACAAGATCAGTTCCAAGAAGCTCGCAGCTGAAGCCGGCGTCTCCACGGTGCCGGGCCATATGGGCCTGATCGAAGACACCAAGGAAGCCGTGAAGATCTCCAAGGAGATCGGCTATCCGGTCATGATCAAGGCATCGGCCGGCGGCGGCGGCAAGGGCATCCGCGTTGCCTATAATGACAAGGACGTGGAAGAAGGCTTCCCGGCCGTGAAGGCCGAAGCCAAATCCTCCTTCGGCGACGACCGTGTCTTCATCGAGAAATTCATCCTTGAGCCGCGCCACATCGAAATCCAGGTGCTGGGCGACAAGCATGGCAACTGCGTTTACCTGAACGAGCGCGAATGCTCGATCCAGCGCCGGAACCAGAAGGTGATCGAGGAAGCGCCGTCGCCGCTGCTCGATCCGGAAACCCGCAAGAAGATGGGCGAACAGGCCGTCGCGCTTGCCAAGGCTGTGAACTATGACAGCGCGGGCACGGTGGAGTTTGTCGTGTCCGGCAAGGACAAGGGCTTCTACTTCCTTGAAATGAACACCCGCCTGCAGGTGGAGCACCCGGTGACCGAGATGATCACCGGTGTCGACCTTGTCGAGCAGATGCTGCGCGTGGCGGCCGGTGAGAAGCTGGCGATCAAACAGTCCGACATCGGTATCAATGGCTGGGCCGTTGAAAGCCGTGTGTATGCGGAGGACCCGTACCGGAACTTCCTGCCGTCCATTGGCCGCCTGAAGCGCTTCCACCCGCCTGGTGAAGGCAAGCTGGGCGAGGGGGAAGTCCGCATGGACAGCGGCGTCCGTGAGGGCGACGAAATCTCCATGTTCTACGACCCGATGATCGCCAAGCTGATCACCTGGGGCAAGGACCGCGATACGGCCCTCGACGTGCACGGCGAGGCGCTCGACCGGTTCCACATCGAAGGCATCCAGGACAACATCCCCTTCATCGCTGCTGTGATGGACCAGGACCGTTTCCGCTCCGGCAATATCACCACGGCCTATATCAAGGACGAGTTCCCGGAAGGTTTTGACGGTGTTCCGCCGACGGAGACTCAGGAGACGCAGCTGATCTGTGCTGCTGCCTATGTGCACGGCTTCCTGTCACGCCGGGCTGCGCTCACTTCGGGCCGCATGGCGCCGGTGCCGGAAGCGCGCCGCGAATGGGTCGTGATCCTCGGCGACAAGCAATATCCGGTCACGCTGGACCTTGGCGGCGACGGCGATGCGGAAATCACGATCGATGGCGGCAAGACGCATACGCTTATCACTGACTGGGTACCCGGCCAGCACCTTGTCGAAGGGTCGCTGGATGGCAAGACCTTTGCCGTGAAATTCGCTGACCGGACCGAAGGCTATGTCTTCCGCCACCGCGGCGTTGCCCTGCGCGCGCTGGTCTGCACCCCGCAGATCGCCGAGCTGCATGCCCGCCTGCCGGAGAAGCCGAAGCCCGATACGTCGAAGCTGATTATCTCCCCGATGCCGGGTCTGGTTGTGTCCATTGACGTGGAACTTGACCAGGAAGTGCAGGAAGGTGAGGCCGTCTGTGTCGTTGAAGCCATGAAAATGCAGAACATTATCAGGGCAGAAGCAACCGGAACGGTAAAAGCGATCAACGTTTCGGCGGGTGACAGCGTTGCGGCCGACGAAATTATGGTCGAGTTTGCCTGA
- a CDS encoding DUF805 domain-containing protein, translating to MVSFPDAIKLFFSRYVDFQGRSTRAEYWWVYLFNLIIFGVWALLFFVLGGINMRTEEVSPLGFILIALVAIYVLAIIIPGIALFIRRLHDINQTGWIYAGLVVANFVPVLNMIAGIAAIVIACIPGTKGPNKYGPDPLNPTAGAADTFV from the coding sequence ATGGTCAGCTTTCCCGACGCAATAAAATTGTTCTTCTCGCGTTATGTCGACTTCCAGGGCCGCTCTACGCGGGCCGAATACTGGTGGGTCTACCTGTTCAACCTGATCATCTTTGGCGTCTGGGCGCTACTGTTCTTCGTTCTGGGCGGCATCAATATGCGCACCGAGGAAGTGTCGCCGCTCGGCTTCATCCTTATCGCCTTGGTGGCCATTTATGTGCTGGCGATCATCATTCCGGGCATCGCGTTGTTCATTCGCCGACTGCATGACATCAACCAGACGGGCTGGATCTATGCTGGCCTCGTCGTGGCCAATTTCGTGCCGGTGCTGAACATGATTGCCGGTATCGCCGCGATCGTGATCGCTTGTATCCCGGGCACCAAAGGCCCGAACAAGTACGGTCCGGATCCGCTTAACCCGACCGCTGGCGCAGCCGATACGTTCGTCTGA
- a CDS encoding MarR family winged helix-turn-helix transcriptional regulator yields the protein MTDPADLLSEVTGTCVAGRVLRAARLITRHYDDALRPTGLTITQFGLLHVIGRYEPDSISRVAELMNLDRTSLSRNLKPLEKAGYVHRGNEGTGRKRRVLLTTLGLKKLEEARPYWKTAQAKMEAVLGEPHLGNLTQALREVRPDTLSS from the coding sequence ATGACTGATCCCGCTGACCTCCTGTCCGAAGTCACAGGCACCTGCGTAGCCGGCAGGGTGCTGCGCGCAGCCCGCCTCATCACCCGCCACTATGACGATGCCCTGCGCCCGACCGGACTAACGATTACCCAATTCGGACTATTGCATGTGATCGGCCGGTATGAGCCGGACTCCATCTCCCGGGTCGCCGAGCTGATGAATCTGGACCGCACCTCCCTGTCGCGGAACCTGAAGCCGCTCGAAAAGGCCGGTTATGTCCATCGCGGCAATGAGGGGACGGGCCGCAAGCGCCGCGTCCTGCTCACCACGCTCGGCCTGAAGAAACTGGAAGAGGCACGCCCTTACTGGAAAACCGCGCAGGCCAAAATGGAAGCGGTGCTGGGCGAGCCCCATCTCGGCAACCTGACCCAAGCCTTGCGGGAAGTCCGCCCGGATACGCTTTCGTCCTGA
- a CDS encoding DUF805 domain-containing protein has product MELLFSPNGRIDQPTYWRGVLILFGISAALTVLSAYVSPFLGFISIIFIWPWIAVHTKRFHDAGKTGWLTLAMVVLAIIVSLVAQAILPPLFGVNVADMQREMEENMADYMSSNDPGAAMAYAMQESKRMAQAQLLPSILSTGLVTGVVGFVMSLFKTDPNDNQYGPGPGGSASAFS; this is encoded by the coding sequence ATGGAACTGCTCTTCAGCCCGAACGGGCGCATCGACCAGCCAACCTATTGGCGGGGGGTTCTGATTCTCTTCGGGATCAGTGCGGCCCTGACCGTGCTGTCAGCTTATGTTTCGCCCTTCCTGGGCTTCATCAGCATCATCTTCATCTGGCCGTGGATTGCCGTGCATACCAAGCGGTTTCACGATGCCGGCAAGACCGGCTGGCTGACGCTTGCCATGGTTGTGCTGGCGATCATCGTTTCCCTTGTCGCACAGGCCATCCTGCCGCCCCTGTTCGGGGTGAATGTCGCCGACATGCAGCGCGAAATGGAAGAGAATATGGCGGACTATATGTCCTCCAATGATCCGGGGGCGGCGATGGCTTATGCCATGCAGGAATCCAAGCGGATGGCGCAGGCGCAATTGCTGCCGTCGATCCTGTCCACTGGTCTTGTGACCGGCGTTGTGGGCTTTGTGATGAGCCTGTTCAAGACCGATCCGAACGACAACCAGTATGGCCCGGGACCGGGCGGTTCAGCATCTGCCTTCAGTTAA